The following is a genomic window from Pontibacillus halophilus JSM 076056 = DSM 19796.
TTTGTATAAAACCAACTATGTTGATAGGGATAATATACCCTTAGGCGTATCCCTTGACTTTTATATTGTGCCATTTAATAATAATCGTGCCCAGATAAAAAGGAGGTTTTCTCCATGGCTGAAATTAAAGAAATGACTCCGGAAGAATTGCAACAAGCAATTGAGGAGAATCGTGCATATACCATTATCGATGTTCGTGAAGATGAAGAAGTCAGAGAAGGAATGATTCCTGGTGCGAAGCATATTCGCCTAGGTGATATTCCGATGAAAGTCGACACGTTAAATAAAGATGAAACGCATGTGGTCGTTTGCCGTTCAGGACGCCGTAGTATGAACGCTTCCGAATTTATGAAAGAAAAAGGATTTGAAGCGATTAATCTTAAGGGCGGCATGCTTGAGTGGAAGGGCGATACAACTAAACCATAAGGGGATGA
Proteins encoded in this region:
- a CDS encoding rhodanese-like domain-containing protein, which gives rise to MAEIKEMTPEELQQAIEENRAYTIIDVREDEEVREGMIPGAKHIRLGDIPMKVDTLNKDETHVVVCRSGRRSMNASEFMKEKGFEAINLKGGMLEWKGDTTKP